A stretch of DNA from Paenibacillus albus:
CAATGAGGCTTGTGTGTAGGCAAATCCGCACACTTTAAGGCCAGGTTGTGATGGGGAGGGAAAATTACAGTACCGAAGGTCATGAGTTCCCGCTGCCAAGAAAAGCCTCTAGCCAGGTGAAGGTGCCTGTACCGCAAACCGACACAGGTAGTCGAGCAGAGTATGCTAAGGCGCTCGGAAGAACTCTCGTTAAGGAACTCGGCAAAATGACCCCGTAACTTCGGGAGAAGGGGTGCCTCGGTAGGGTGAATAGCCCGAGGGGGCCGCAGTGAAAAGGCCCAAGCGACTGTTTAGCAAAAACACAGGTCTGTGCGAAGCCGTAAGGCGAAGTATACGGGCTGACGCCTGCCCGGTGCTGGAAGGTTAAGGGGAGTGGTTAGCCGCAAGGCGAAGCTATGAACCGAAGCCCCAGTAAACGGCGGCCGTAACTATAACGGTCCTAAGGTAGCGAAATTCCTTGTCAGGTAAATTCTGACCCGCACGAATGGCGTAACGACTTGGGCGCTGTCTCAACGAGAGATCCGGTGAAATTTTAATACCTGTGAAGATGCAGGTTACCCGCGACAAGACGGAAAGACCCCATGGAGCTTTACTGCAGCTTGATATTGGACTTTGGTACGATCTGTACAGGATAGGTGGGAGCCTTTGAAGCCGGAGCGCCAGCTTCGGTGGAGGCAACGTTGGGATACCACCCTGATCGTATCGGAGTTCTAACCTGGTACCGTAAGCCGGTACAGGGACCGTGTCAGGTGGGCAGTTTGACTGGGGCGGTCGCCTCCTAAAATGTAACGGAGGCGCCCAAAGGTTCCCTCAGAATGGTTGGAAATCATTCGTAGCGTGCAAAGGCATAAGGGAGCTTGACTGCGAGACCTACAAGTCGAGCAGGGACGAAAGTCGGGCTTAGTGATCCGGTGGTACCGAATGGAAGGGCCATCGCTCAACGGATAAAAGCTACCCTGGGGATAACAGGCTTATCTCCCCCAAGAGTCCACATCGACGGGGAGGTTTGGCACCTCGATGTCGGCTCATCGCATCCTGGGGCTGAAGTAGGTCCCAAGGGTTGGGCTGTTCGCCCATTAAAGCGGTACGCGAGCTGGGTTCAGAACGTCGTGAGACAGTTCGGTCCCTATCTGTCGTGGGCGTAGGAAATTTGAGAGGAGCTGTCCTTAGTACGAGAGGACCGGGATGGACGCACCGCTGGTGTACCAGTTGTTCCGCCAGGAGCATAGCTGGGTAGCCAAGTGCGGACGGGATAAGCGCTGAAAGCATCTAAGCGTGAAGCCCCCCTCAAGATGAGATTTCCCAGTATGTAAGACCCCTGAAAGACGATCAGGTTGATAGGTTCGAGGTGGAAGTGCAGCAATGCATGCAGCTGACGAATACTAATCGGTCGAGGGCTTATCCTAAATAAGTTAAAATCAGCTAATGCAAGAGACCTTCGCAAAGGTTCGTATCCAGTTTTCAAGGCGTAAATAATGAAAACCCTTGCTATCGAGCAAGGGTTTTTTCTATTACTTTCGATTAATCTGTCGCCTGTAAGGTCCAGAATGTACTTGTAATTATTTACATTTCATGGCATAGTGATTTCAAATGGAGAAACTAAGTTTCACTAATTGAAACTGAGGAGTGATCTATATGCCAATAAACTTTCATGATGAACGAAACCGAACGACATATACAACAAGAATTGCTGATGAATCATGGGTTAATTGTATGGAGGAGCATGTTGTTATCTCAAATAAACATATTGCTGATATTGGCTGCGGCGGCGGTATCTATTCAAAAGCACTAGCGGATATGGGGGCAGCGTCCGTTACAGGTGTTGATTTTTCGGAAGAGATGTTAAAAGGGGCTATTGAGAACTGTAAGGATATTAATCATGTATCGTTTTTGCTTGGCGATGCTTACCATACAAATATGCCGGCAAATCGTTTTGATATCGTATTGGAAAGGGCACTAATACATCATTTAAATGATTTAAATGAGTGTTTTCAGGAAGCAGCTCGCATTTTGAAGAAGGACGGACTCTTAATCGTCCAAGACAGGACACCTCAAGATTGTTCATTTCCTGGGGATGAAAACCATATACGAGGATATTTCCATACGAAGTATCCTAAGTTAATTGAGAAAGAAATGACTCGAAGACACCAATCAATCGATGTGCGAAATGCTCTTGAATCCAATGGGTTTAGAGTGTCAGAAGAAGTGCAGTTATGGGAAACGAGACGCGTATACGACAGTTTGGATGCACTAAAAGCTGACCTATTAATGAGAACAGGACGTTCAATTCTTCATGAGCTAACGGATGATGAGCTCCACGAACTGGTTCTGTTTATCTTGGGCCAGTTAAAAGGTATCACAAATCCGATCGTTGAAAAAGATTGTTGGACAGTGTGGTTTGCCATTAAAAATTAAAAAGCATATTTCCAAATTAGCCAAGAAATAAGTGAAGATGCCCATGAAATGAAACCAAAAACCATGACAATCGTGTTCTCGCTCCAGCCGTATTTTAAACTGAAATGATAATGAATCGGAGCCATTCTGAATAGGCGTAATTTCGTGCGTTTGTAGTACCAGACTTGCAGAATGACAGAGAATTGTTCAACCAGGTATACCGAGAACAAGATGGGAATCAATAATTCAACCTTCTCGACGATCGCCAAGATGGCTAGCGAACCTCCGATGGCAAGTGACCCGGTGTCGCCCATGAAAGCTTTTGCAGGGAAAATGTTATAGATAAATAAGCCAAGCAAACAAGCGATCATAATAAGCGAGAAGGCTTGAACCTCAAGCTTGTCCGAGATGAGAAAAAAGAAAAAATACGTTGGAATGGCAACATTAATCAATAATCCGTCCAGACCATCCGTGAAGTTGATCGCATTGGCAGATCCGACAACGAATAATGAGACGATGATGATGTAGACATAGACGGGCAAGTGAAGCTGAAAGCCGTTAAACATTGCAATATCGCTAGTCAGTTCAAATGAACGGAATAACGTAATGAAGAGTGCACCTGTAATCGCGAATTGAAACACCAATTTTGTCCGGCTGGAAATGCCAGATGGATCTTGCCATGCGGCTTTCTTCAAATCATCCATGAAGCCGACCGAGCTGAATAACAGAAACGTAGCGCTTAAAAAACCATTAGGGGCTCTGGAGAGAAGTTTAAGGATGCTAAGACCCCAATCAACAAAATAAGGCCGGCCATCAGAGGCGTTCCTCGTTTGGCTTGATGGTCGGGAGGCAATTCGGCGCGGATAGGCTGAGTCAGCTTCAGGGAGCGAAGCCCCCATATGAGCAGTGGTGTCAGTAATGCGACGAGCATAAAAGCAATACCTGAAATCCCTAAGATTCCATTCATGCCAAAGACTCCTTTACCGTGTATATTTACATGAGAGCTTCTGAATACTGTGACGCTTGTACTCAACTTTACCGAAGTATTGTATATCTTTAAATGGAAGGTTTTTTTAGCTTTATTTCATATTTTGGTAAGCTTGTTGTTAAGCATCCAGAATTAGCAACAGTCGGAACGCGTTAGATTCGTATAAAGGAAGGAGCAGCTGCGCCGGCAGCGGGCTCCTTATTTTTTTGTAGGTATATGAAGTTCTAATTAAAAATATTTATATAGTGCATAAATAATGTTAACTTTTGTTTATTGATATCTCATGCTACCATAGCATTATCTGGAAGAGGTGGTGGTCGATGTGGATTTCAGTCGGTTATCGGAACGGTTTAAGGCTTTTGCAGAAAGGGAATGTAAGGGCTCGAGCCCTCTGTATGAACATCTTGCTAGAAGTATTGCCGAAGACGAGAAGCTGCTCGAGCTGGCGGCGCGTTCGACGCCTGGACAGCCTGTGCCTAATCTCTTCTTAGGAGCCGTTCATTATCTTCTATTAAGCGGGAAAGAACATGACTTAGCTCATTATTATGCCAGTATTGTAAAGGAGCCAGGTGAGCCAGGCGAGGCGATTCAACACTTCAATGATTTTTGCAGGGAGTTCGAGTATGAAATAATCCAGCTTCTGGAGAACAAGCTAGTTCAAACAAACGAGGTGAGACGCTGCGGATACCTCTACCCTAGCTTTTGCCGCATTTATCAAATAACGCAAAAACCGTTAGCGCTCATCGAACTAGGCACTAGCGCAGGCTTGCAGCTCATGTGGGACCAATACTGTTACGCCTATACACCAAATGAGAAGTACGGAGCGATCCATTCGACTCTTGAAATAAGTGCAGAGATTAAAGGGGACAAAACACCTTTCTTATTAAAATATAGTCCGCCAGTTTCGCGCCGAATTGGCTTAGATTTAAACGTAATTGACCTGAATGATCCTGAAGATTCTTTATGGCTAAAAGCATTGATTTGGCCGGAACATCATGAACGCAGTTCCTACTTCGAGAAGGCTGCTGATTGCCTGAAAAACCATCCTTTAGAATTAGTAGAGGGGGATGGCGTTTCCTTGCTTCCGGAGATCGTTTCAACGATTTCTGAGGATTCAACAATTTGCATTTTTCACACCCATGTCGCCAATCAGATCCCTACCGATGCAAAAATAATATTGAAGGAATATATTAAATCTTTGGGTGAAAGAAGAGATGTGTTTCACTTGTATAACAATATGTGGGACCTCGACCTTCATCTTGATTACTACTTGAATGGAAATGAACACTGCGAAACATTGGCTGAGACGGATGGCCACGGTCGTTGGTTTAACTGGAAATTATAAATCATTCTTGGGGGGGAACGCGATGGAAAGGATCGATTTAGCGAAAGCCATATATAATACGGCACATTTAAGAGGGACTTTTAAGCTCAGGTCTGGAAAAGTGTCCAACGATTATTTTGATAAATATTTGTTTGAATCGAACCCTATACTCTTGAATCAGATTGCGGATTATTTATCGGAATTCATCCCAAGTGGTACAGAGGTATTGGCAGGTCTAGAAATGGGAGGAATCCCGATTGCGACAGCTCTATCGTTGAAGACAGGTATTCCCGCTGTGTTTGTTCGAAAGAAAGCGAAGGAATATGGAACCTGCAAATTGGCTGAGGGTATAGATATTCAAGGTAAAAAAGTTTGTATTATCGAAGATGTGGTAACGACTGGCGGTCAAATCTTATTAAGCGCGCAAGATCTAAAAGAATGCGGTGCTATTGTAAACCATGTGTTATGCGTCATTGAGCGCGAGCAACAAGGCCGAGATAATCTGGAAAGGTCAGGGTTGGAATTCCGGTCACTGTTTAAGATGGAAGAACTGCTGGTTCATTAATTCAATGGAAGCGTGATGAAATACGTAGTACCGGCGCCTACTTTGCTGCGGACATCGAGCTTGCCATGCATTCCTCGAATGACACTGAAGATAACCATGGTACCGAGACCGGTGCCTTTGTCTTTGGTCGTGTAATAAGGCGCCCCAAGCCGTTTAAGTTGATCCTCGTTCATGCCGATGCCGGTATCCGAGATTGTGATGGTGACGGTTCGGTTAGGTTCGTTGACCGTGTAAGCTAAGGTTAGAATCCCTCCGCTAGGCATTGCCTCGATAGCATTCTTACCGATATTGATGATGGCTTGCCTGAACTTGGACTTGCTGCCGTATACCGTTGCGGGAAGCTTAACATCCGTGATAATTTCTACGTTCTGCAAATGCGCGTAGGAGCTCAGAATTTGAGACGCCTTGGTGAGTGACTCCCCCAGTAGGATTGGTTCGAGCTTCTCGCTCTGTGGCTTGGCGAGGGATAAGTAATCGGAAATAATAGCTTCTGCACGGTCCAGCTCCTCGAGCGTAATGGCTGAGAATTCTTTGCGCTTCCGCTCGCTCAGTACAGGGTCGGACATTAGCTGGATAAAGCCGCGAACGGACGTTAAGGGATTACGGACTTCGTGCGCGACGGAAGCTGCGATTTCGCTGACGACCTTCATTTTTTCCGCTTGAATGATATCTTCTTGCATCCGATTTTGCGTGCGGATCATCTCTATCATGAACACCAGCATCACTGCCATGATGCATTGCACGACAATTAAAGGCAGACTTGGAAGGAACGAGTCCATAAAGAAAGAAGTCTTGCCTTCAAGCAGGGCATACAGATTGACAACCGTCACACGCAAAAAGAAACAAACGCCGGAAACAAGCAGCATCCTCTTCTTGGCACTGGCTGTCTCGAACATTACGAACAGGAACTTCAGAAGAATGATTGTGGGCAACAAGGAAAGGGAGTAATGAAACAGATCGATGGCACCTAAGATTTGGCGGTACCCAAGCAAGCTGGCGAATAAGAGCAGCATGGTATAAACGCCGCCATAGAGGGAGCCGATCACGAGCGGAATCGCTCTTAAGTCGAGCACCGAGTCGAAGATTCTGACGGGAAAGGTCATTGTAATGATCATCGGAATCAAGAAAAGAACGTACATGAAGAGAGGGTGCTTGTTTTTATAGAAAGGACGGTAAAAAATCAAGGGCAGGAAAATAATGAACGCATTAAGGATAAAGTCGGAATGAGAGGGCATGGGTTGTTCCTTTCATGTTTACTTGACATTGTTTTCGAGAAAGGGCCTGCCAATTCCTTCACGGTGAGGGAGTTATTTTAACATGATTCGACTGCCTTTGTTCAACTAAAGGGCAGTCTTTTTTGTGGTCCGCTTGTAACGATAAAGGATTTGAATCGTATTACATCTATAACCTTCGACGTATAGAAAGCCAAACAAGAAGGAGCGTGTGATAGTGATTGCAGACTGGAAGCAAGTCGAGGAAGCGTTGAGCCATATCGAGATTATTGGACATGACAACAATAAGCCGGTTTCGGTCATCGGTTGTGCTGAAGATTTGCGCTGCATCGGCATCGGAACGGATGCTGCGGTCTTTTATTATCCAAACACCCCAAGGTATGCATATAAAGTGTACTCCAATCAGGCAGTAGAGAAAAAGAAGTGGAGGAAACGATATACAGCCGATTACAAGAATCAGAGTATTTTCCCCGATGTTATGGTGCTGGCGACAACTATTTGGTGCTGAGCTACGAACAAGGAATTACGCTATATGATTGTCTTCTACAAGGAATTCGCGTGCCAGAGCAAATTATACAAGACGTTGAAGATGCAAGGGCTTTTGTCCGTAGTCAGGGACTAAACCCAAGGGATATCCACCTCAAAAACGTGCTTCTGCAAGATGGGCGCGGCAAAGTTCTTGACGTCTCGGAATATATCAAAGAAGGCAACGATAGCCGCTGGGAGCATCTTGCATGGACATACAAGCATTTCTATCCTTTGATAAATGAGGTTCAAGTCCCTTTATGGATTTTGGAAACGATATCGAGCGGCTACAACCGTATGGATATGGCGAGTTTTCGGATTGAAGATTTCTCGAAACGCAT
This window harbors:
- a CDS encoding class I SAM-dependent methyltransferase, which encodes MPINFHDERNRTTYTTRIADESWVNCMEEHVVISNKHIADIGCGGGIYSKALADMGAASVTGVDFSEEMLKGAIENCKDINHVSFLLGDAYHTNMPANRFDIVLERALIHHLNDLNECFQEAARILKKDGLLIVQDRTPQDCSFPGDENHIRGYFHTKYPKLIEKEMTRRHQSIDVRNALESNGFRVSEEVQLWETRRVYDSLDALKADLLMRTGRSILHELTDDELHELVLFILGQLKGITNPIVEKDCWTVWFAIKN
- a CDS encoding DUF2332 domain-containing protein, whose product is MDFSRLSERFKAFAERECKGSSPLYEHLARSIAEDEKLLELAARSTPGQPVPNLFLGAVHYLLLSGKEHDLAHYYASIVKEPGEPGEAIQHFNDFCREFEYEIIQLLENKLVQTNEVRRCGYLYPSFCRIYQITQKPLALIELGTSAGLQLMWDQYCYAYTPNEKYGAIHSTLEISAEIKGDKTPFLLKYSPPVSRRIGLDLNVIDLNDPEDSLWLKALIWPEHHERSSYFEKAADCLKNHPLELVEGDGVSLLPEIVSTISEDSTICIFHTHVANQIPTDAKIILKEYIKSLGERRDVFHLYNNMWDLDLHLDYYLNGNEHCETLAETDGHGRWFNWKL
- the pyrE gene encoding orotate phosphoribosyltransferase — protein: MERIDLAKAIYNTAHLRGTFKLRSGKVSNDYFDKYLFESNPILLNQIADYLSEFIPSGTEVLAGLEMGGIPIATALSLKTGIPAVFVRKKAKEYGTCKLAEGIDIQGKKVCIIEDVVTTGGQILLSAQDLKECGAIVNHVLCVIEREQQGRDNLERSGLEFRSLFKMEELLVH
- a CDS encoding ATP-binding protein translates to MPSHSDFILNAFIIFLPLIFYRPFYKNKHPLFMYVLFLIPMIITMTFPVRIFDSVLDLRAIPLVIGSLYGGVYTMLLLFASLLGYRQILGAIDLFHYSLSLLPTIILLKFLFVMFETASAKKRMLLVSGVCFFLRVTVVNLYALLEGKTSFFMDSFLPSLPLIVVQCIMAVMLVFMIEMIRTQNRMQEDIIQAEKMKVVSEIAASVAHEVRNPLTSVRGFIQLMSDPVLSERKRKEFSAITLEELDRAEAIISDYLSLAKPQSEKLEPILLGESLTKASQILSSYAHLQNVEIITDVKLPATVYGSKSKFRQAIINIGKNAIEAMPSGGILTLAYTVNEPNRTVTITISDTGIGMNEDQLKRLGAPYYTTKDKGTGLGTMVIFSVIRGMHGKLDVRSKVGAGTTYFITLPLN